A region from the Rheinheimera mangrovi genome encodes:
- a CDS encoding malic enzyme-like NAD(P)-binding protein: MSDFREQALKYHAEPKPGKISIEISKPAETVRDLALAYSPGVAEPVREIANNIDDVYKYTGKGNLVAVISNGTAILGLGNLGPMASKPVMEGKALLFKRFAGLDSIDIEVTHRTTEEFIDTVANIADTFGGINLEDIKSPECFEIEKELIRRCNIPVFHDDQHGTAIVTAAGLLNALEIQGKDIRKVVIVCLGAGAAAIACMELLIKCGAKREHIYMLDTKGVIHTRRNDLNKYKELFANNTDKRTLEDAMEGADVFVGVSGPDALPAEALKLMADKPVIFACSNPDPEIKPELAHAQRSDLIMATGRSDYPNQVNNVLCFPFIFRGALDVRAKVINDEMKLAAVHAIRAIAKEPVSQAILTAAQVDKLEFGADYIIPKPMDPRLLSRVARAVAEAAVASGVARLPMPENYMQ, translated from the coding sequence ATGTCAGATTTTCGAGAACAGGCGCTGAAGTATCACGCCGAGCCTAAACCGGGCAAAATCAGTATTGAAATCAGTAAACCCGCTGAAACGGTCAGAGACCTCGCTTTAGCTTATAGTCCTGGTGTAGCTGAACCAGTACGTGAAATCGCTAATAATATTGACGATGTCTACAAGTACACAGGCAAAGGCAATCTGGTGGCAGTGATCAGCAATGGCACGGCTATTTTGGGTTTAGGTAACTTAGGCCCTATGGCCTCTAAACCAGTGATGGAAGGCAAGGCCTTGTTGTTTAAACGTTTTGCTGGCCTCGATTCGATAGATATTGAAGTCACACACCGCACTACCGAAGAGTTTATCGATACCGTAGCCAATATTGCCGATACCTTTGGTGGTATTAACCTGGAAGATATTAAATCACCTGAGTGTTTTGAAATTGAAAAAGAGCTGATTAGACGCTGCAACATTCCGGTCTTTCATGACGATCAGCATGGCACAGCTATTGTGACAGCTGCAGGTTTACTCAATGCGTTGGAAATTCAGGGCAAAGACATCCGTAAAGTAGTAATTGTCTGCTTAGGTGCTGGCGCTGCCGCTATTGCCTGTATGGAACTGCTGATTAAATGTGGCGCGAAACGCGAACATATTTATATGCTCGACACCAAAGGTGTGATCCACACTCGCCGTAACGATTTGAATAAATACAAAGAGTTGTTTGCCAACAATACCGACAAACGCACGCTGGAAGATGCAATGGAGGGCGCTGATGTATTTGTGGGGGTGTCAGGTCCTGATGCCTTACCAGCCGAAGCCTTAAAGCTGATGGCGGATAAGCCGGTGATTTTTGCCTGCTCGAACCCGGATCCGGAAATTAAACCTGAACTGGCGCATGCCCAGCGTAGTGATTTAATTATGGCAACAGGACGTTCGGATTACCCAAATCAGGTCAACAACGTCTTGTGTTTCCCCTTTATTTTCCGTGGTGCCTTAGATGTACGTGCCAAGGTGATTAACGATGAAATGAAGTTGGCGGCAGTGCATGCGATTCGCGCTATAGCCAAAGAACCTGTATCTCAGGCGATATTAACTGCAGCTCAAGTAGATAAACTGGAGTTTGGTGCGGATTATATTATTCCAAAGCCAATGGACCCACGTTTATTATCCCGTGTTGCCCGTGCAGTGGCTGAAGCTGCTGTGGCATCAGGAGTGGCGCGTTTGCCAATGCCTGAAAACTATATGCAGTAA
- the secF gene encoding protein translocase subunit SecF — translation MKFLDFKEPLNFMRFKSPAIIFSLLLVLGSLFSIFTKGVNFGLDFTGGIVVEAGFEQQADLPKIRTALAADGFPDAIVQYFGTSTEVMIRIAPRADVEQAVVGEQIIESIQKVEKGEVTKRRVEQVSASVGDELKDDGMLALLASFIGIMMYVAFRFEWRYSVGSVVALIHDVIITIGMFSITGMEFDLTVLAALLALVGYSINDTIVVFDRIREMFRKLREATVEETVNDAITSTLSRTTITSGTTALSLVALFYLGGPLLHGFAAALLFGIAIGTYSSIYVASSVAVLLGASREDLLPEVIEKEGENTPSL, via the coding sequence ATGAAGTTTCTTGATTTTAAAGAACCGCTTAATTTTATGCGTTTCAAATCGCCGGCCATCATATTTTCTTTGTTGCTGGTGCTTGGGTCTTTATTCAGTATCTTTACCAAGGGCGTCAACTTTGGTCTGGATTTTACTGGCGGTATAGTGGTAGAGGCAGGTTTTGAACAACAAGCCGATTTGCCAAAAATCCGCACAGCTTTAGCTGCTGATGGTTTTCCTGATGCGATAGTGCAATATTTTGGTACCTCAACTGAAGTGATGATCCGCATTGCGCCACGCGCTGATGTTGAACAGGCTGTGGTGGGTGAGCAGATTATTGAGTCTATTCAAAAAGTGGAAAAGGGTGAAGTCACTAAGCGTCGCGTTGAACAGGTGAGTGCTTCAGTAGGTGACGAGCTGAAAGATGACGGTATGTTGGCTTTATTGGCCTCTTTTATCGGCATCATGATGTATGTAGCCTTCCGCTTTGAATGGCGTTATTCAGTCGGTTCTGTGGTTGCGTTAATTCACGACGTAATTATTACTATAGGTATGTTCTCTATCACAGGGATGGAGTTTGATTTAACTGTATTGGCAGCCTTGCTGGCGCTAGTGGGTTACTCTATCAACGACACCATAGTGGTATTTGACCGTATCCGCGAGATGTTCCGTAAACTGCGTGAAGCCACAGTTGAAGAGACAGTAAACGATGCTATCACATCTACACTAAGCCGGACTACTATTACCTCAGGCACTACCGCCTTGTCATTAGTAGCGCTGTTTTATTTAGGCGGCCCATTGTTACACGGTTTTGCGGCAGCTCTGTTATTTGGTATTGCCATTGGTACTTATTCTTCAATTTACGTAGCAAGCTCTGTTGCTGTGTTGTTAGGCGCAAGCCGCGAAGATTTGTTACCTGAAGTGATTGAAAAAGAAGGCGAGAATACGCCGTCTCTTTAA
- the secD gene encoding protein translocase subunit SecD yields MLNQNSIWRYLLVIIVMGVSMLYALPNLYPNDPSLQINATRGADVTQQTVDQLQKAFTEQGLTPKSAVLEKGQVLVRFLNTEDQLKAREVANDTLGDNFVTALNLAPATPAWLDAIGAAPMKLGLDLRGGVHFLMEVDMKTAMEKNVNDLVLVYRTDLREAKVRYRAVTADVANLRVNLSFRTAEDLTAAKSLLSSKDRDMTFTETDDLTLVAGFSEIKIKALREDAVAQNITIIRNRVNAIGVAEPLVQRQGAERIVVQLPGVQDTARAKEILGATATLEFRMVDEAGDLQSAIDGRVPPNAQLYTDRAGRPVLLQKRVMLTGNHIIGANSSFDEYSRPQVNIDLDAKGGNTFSQATKEAIGKSMATVFIEYKPTDKKDAQGRTILEKKEEVINVATIQARLGRSFRITGVDSPAEAQNLALLLRAGALIAPIQIVEERTIGPSLGQENIELGTNAIMVGMLLTVIFMGIYYKGVGMVANLALASNVVLLIGVLSMVPGATLTLPGMAGILLTIGMAIDANVLINERIREELANGRSVQQAIHEGYNRAFATITDSNITTFLVAIILFGLGSGPVKGFAVTLAIGIITSIFTAVTVSRLFVNLIWGGRKVEKLPI; encoded by the coding sequence GTGTTAAACCAGAACTCCATCTGGCGGTACTTATTGGTGATCATCGTCATGGGCGTCAGCATGCTGTACGCCCTGCCGAATTTATATCCCAATGATCCGTCCTTACAAATTAATGCAACCCGGGGTGCTGATGTTACTCAGCAAACCGTGGATCAACTGCAAAAAGCTTTTACTGAACAAGGTTTAACACCTAAGTCAGCTGTGTTGGAAAAAGGCCAGGTGTTGGTTCGTTTTTTAAACACTGAAGATCAGTTAAAAGCGCGCGAAGTGGCCAATGATACTTTGGGCGACAATTTCGTCACCGCATTAAATCTGGCTCCGGCAACTCCAGCCTGGCTGGATGCAATAGGCGCCGCTCCAATGAAGTTGGGTCTGGACTTACGTGGTGGTGTGCATTTCCTGATGGAAGTGGACATGAAAACGGCGATGGAAAAAAACGTCAACGATTTAGTGCTGGTATATCGCACTGATTTGCGTGAAGCCAAGGTTCGTTACCGTGCTGTGACTGCTGATGTAGCCAATTTACGGGTGAATCTGAGTTTCCGCACGGCTGAAGATCTAACTGCTGCGAAATCCCTGTTAAGCAGTAAAGACCGTGATATGACTTTTACTGAAACAGACGACCTGACTCTGGTTGCTGGTTTTAGTGAAATCAAAATAAAAGCATTACGTGAAGATGCGGTAGCACAAAACATTACGATCATCCGTAACCGAGTGAATGCCATTGGTGTGGCTGAGCCTTTAGTACAGCGCCAGGGCGCAGAACGTATTGTGGTTCAGTTACCAGGTGTACAGGATACAGCCCGCGCTAAAGAGATTTTAGGTGCTACCGCTACTCTTGAATTCCGTATGGTGGATGAAGCCGGTGATTTACAAAGTGCGATAGATGGCCGTGTGCCGCCTAACGCTCAGTTATACACTGACCGTGCAGGGCGTCCTGTGTTACTGCAAAAACGTGTGATGCTGACAGGTAACCATATTATTGGTGCCAATAGCAGCTTCGACGAATACAGTCGGCCTCAGGTGAATATCGATCTGGATGCCAAAGGCGGTAATACCTTCTCGCAAGCCACTAAAGAAGCTATTGGTAAATCGATGGCGACTGTGTTTATTGAATACAAGCCAACAGATAAAAAAGACGCTCAGGGCCGTACAATTCTTGAGAAAAAAGAAGAAGTGATTAACGTCGCCACTATTCAGGCGCGTTTAGGTCGCAGCTTCCGTATCACAGGTGTCGACAGTCCGGCAGAAGCCCAAAACCTGGCGCTGTTATTACGGGCTGGTGCTTTGATTGCTCCGATCCAGATCGTAGAAGAACGTACCATAGGCCCAAGTCTGGGTCAGGAAAACATTGAGCTGGGTACCAACGCTATTATGGTGGGTATGCTGCTGACTGTGATCTTTATGGGGATTTACTACAAAGGCGTAGGTATGGTCGCGAATTTGGCATTGGCCAGCAACGTAGTCTTGCTGATAGGCGTGTTGTCTATGGTGCCTGGCGCTACTCTGACTTTACCAGGTATGGCGGGCATACTGCTGACCATAGGTATGGCCATTGATGCGAACGTACTGATTAACGAGCGTATCCGTGAAGAACTGGCAAATGGTCGTTCAGTACAACAAGCCATTCATGAAGGTTATAACAGAGCTTTTGCCACTATTACCGACTCCAACATCACTACCTTTTTGGTCGCGATCATATTGTTTGGTTTAGGTTCTGGCCCAGTGAAAGGTTTTGCCGTGACTTTAGCCATAGGTATTATCACCTCCATCTTTACCGCTGTGACCGTATCAAGATTGTTTGTCAATCTGATCTGGGGTGGCCGTAAAGTTGAAAAGTTACCTATATAA
- the yajC gene encoding preprotein translocase subunit YajC has product MSLFISNAYANTPAAAPAGGGWDLLIMLVAFGLIFYFLIYRPQAKRVKEHKNLMSALGKGDEVLTQGGLVGRIAKIADDKDFVAIALNDTTEVTVQKSAIAAVLPKGTMKSL; this is encoded by the coding sequence ATGAGTTTATTTATATCCAATGCGTATGCTAATACTCCTGCTGCAGCACCTGCTGGCGGTGGTTGGGACTTGCTGATAATGCTGGTTGCCTTTGGTCTGATCTTCTATTTCCTGATCTACCGTCCACAAGCTAAACGCGTCAAAGAGCATAAAAACCTGATGTCTGCATTAGGCAAAGGTGATGAAGTATTAACACAAGGTGGCTTAGTAGGCCGTATCGCCAAAATTGCTGATGATAAAGACTTTGTTGCTATCGCATTAAACGATACCACTGAAGTGACAGTGCAAAAATCAGCTATCGCCGCCGTATTGCCGAAAGGCACGATGAAATCACTGTAA
- the tgt gene encoding tRNA guanosine(34) transglycosylase Tgt yields MKFELLKTDGKARRGRLVFERGIVETPAFMPVGTYGTVKGMTPEELDATGAQICLGNTFHLMLRPGTEIIKKHGDLHDFMNWHKPILTDSGGFQVFSLGELRKIKEEGVTFRSPLNGEKIMLTPERSMEVQRDLGSDIVMIFDECTPYPATEQQAKKSMEMSLRWAKRSKDAHGDNPSALFGIIQGGMYPNLRDVSLQGLEEIGFDGYAIGGLSVGEPKEDMIKILNHTTGQMPQHKPRYLMGVGKPEDIVEAVRRGIDMFDCVMPTRNARNGHLFVSTGVIKIRNAKHKDDPSALDAECDCYTCKNYSRSYLHHLDRCNEILGARLNTMHNLHHYQKLMQGLRAAIAEQKLEEFVAEFYQKRGMEVPPLEASLTEQ; encoded by the coding sequence GTGAAATTTGAATTGTTAAAAACCGACGGCAAAGCCCGTCGTGGCCGTCTTGTATTCGAGCGCGGCATTGTTGAAACTCCTGCATTTATGCCTGTGGGTACTTATGGCACAGTCAAAGGTATGACACCTGAAGAACTGGACGCTACGGGAGCTCAAATCTGCTTAGGCAATACCTTCCATTTAATGCTGCGTCCAGGCACTGAGATCATCAAAAAACATGGTGATTTGCATGACTTTATGAACTGGCACAAGCCTATCCTGACCGACTCTGGTGGTTTTCAGGTGTTTAGTTTAGGTGAGCTGCGTAAAATTAAAGAAGAAGGTGTGACTTTCCGCTCGCCGTTGAACGGCGAAAAAATCATGTTAACTCCTGAGCGTTCTATGGAAGTGCAACGTGATTTAGGCTCAGACATAGTGATGATTTTTGACGAATGTACGCCGTACCCAGCCACTGAGCAGCAAGCGAAAAAGTCGATGGAAATGTCGTTACGCTGGGCGAAACGCAGTAAAGATGCGCACGGAGATAATCCATCAGCGCTGTTCGGTATTATCCAGGGCGGCATGTATCCTAATTTGCGTGATGTTTCGCTGCAAGGCCTGGAAGAGATTGGTTTTGATGGTTATGCCATAGGTGGTTTGTCTGTCGGTGAGCCGAAAGAGGATATGATTAAAATCCTTAATCACACTACAGGTCAGATGCCGCAGCACAAGCCACGTTATTTAATGGGTGTCGGCAAGCCTGAAGACATAGTTGAAGCGGTGCGCCGTGGTATTGATATGTTTGACTGTGTGATGCCAACCCGTAATGCCCGTAATGGTCATTTGTTTGTCAGCACTGGTGTGATTAAGATCCGCAACGCCAAACACAAGGACGATCCATCTGCCTTAGATGCAGAATGTGATTGCTACACTTGTAAAAACTATTCTCGGTCATATCTACACCATCTGGACAGATGCAATGAGATTTTGGGCGCTCGCTTGAATACCATGCACAATTTGCATCATTATCAGAAGTTAATGCAGGGCTTGCGTGCAGCTATTGCTGAACAAAAACTGGAAGAATTTGTGGCTGAGTTTTACCAGAAACGTGGTATGGAAGTACCGCCACTGGAAGCAAGCCTTACAGAACAATAA
- the queA gene encoding tRNA preQ1(34) S-adenosylmethionine ribosyltransferase-isomerase QueA, with amino-acid sequence MQVKDFSFELPEQLIARFPKAERSSSRLLKMQRQTGELSHLVFTDLLAQLNSGDLLVFNNTRVIPARLFGQKESGGKVEILVERVLDAQRFLAHVRASKAPKPDTIILVDDNTKLKMLQRHDTLFELELLGEEPLLVMLDRLGHMPLPPYIDRPDSDEDKQRYQTVYNQKPGAVAAPTAGLHFDEPLLAALKAKGVEFAYVTLHVGAGTFQPVRVDNVLEHQMHAEYIEVEQAVVDAIHACKARGNRVIAVGTTSVRSLESAAQIALQQGKKLQPYSGDTKIFIYPGYQFQVIDGLVTNFHLPESTLIMLVSAFSQKDYVMQAYQTAIEQEYRFYSYGDAMLIL; translated from the coding sequence ATGCAAGTAAAAGATTTCTCCTTCGAGCTGCCAGAGCAGCTGATCGCTCGTTTCCCTAAAGCTGAACGTTCCAGCAGTCGTCTATTAAAAATGCAGCGCCAGACCGGTGAGTTATCCCATCTGGTGTTTACTGATTTATTGGCACAACTTAATAGTGGCGATTTATTGGTATTTAACAATACCCGCGTGATACCGGCCCGTTTGTTTGGGCAAAAAGAGTCAGGTGGCAAAGTTGAAATTCTGGTAGAGCGTGTGCTGGATGCTCAGCGTTTTTTAGCCCATGTGCGAGCCAGCAAAGCGCCAAAACCAGATACTATTATTCTGGTCGATGACAACACAAAGCTGAAAATGCTGCAGCGTCACGATACTTTATTTGAGTTAGAACTATTGGGTGAAGAACCTTTGCTGGTAATGCTAGACAGGCTTGGCCATATGCCTTTGCCGCCATACATAGACAGACCAGACAGCGACGAGGATAAACAAAGGTATCAGACTGTCTATAACCAGAAGCCGGGTGCTGTTGCGGCACCTACAGCGGGCTTACATTTTGACGAGCCTTTACTGGCTGCGCTGAAAGCCAAAGGCGTTGAGTTTGCTTATGTCACTTTGCATGTAGGCGCTGGTACCTTTCAGCCCGTACGGGTAGACAATGTGCTGGAACACCAAATGCACGCTGAATACATTGAAGTGGAGCAGGCCGTGGTGGATGCCATTCATGCCTGTAAAGCCCGCGGTAACAGAGTGATCGCGGTGGGGACTACGTCGGTGCGTTCACTGGAGTCTGCCGCTCAAATTGCATTACAGCAAGGCAAAAAACTACAGCCTTACAGCGGCGATACCAAAATCTTTATCTACCCTGGTTACCAGTTCCAGGTCATTGATGGTTTAGTCACTAACTTCCATTTACCTGAGTCTACTCTGATTATGCTAGTCAGCGCTTTTAGCCAAAAAGACTATGTAATGCAGGCTTATCAGACCGCCATAGAACAGGAGTATCGCTTTTATTCCTATGGCGATGCGATGCTTATTCTCTAA